A window of the Mucilaginibacter sp. cycad4 genome harbors these coding sequences:
- the mltG gene encoding endolytic transglycosylase MltG produces the protein MTAEKQGSGIFKKFIIALVIIIVVLLGFTGFNYYLKYFGPNVTDKQEYLYIHTGATFSDVFKTIQNEGIVKDTASFAWAARNMNYTTRVKPGKYRLHEGLGNRKLINMLASGTQEPVKVEFHGLRLKEQFAGFISKKIEPDSMSIIRLLDSASFVGKYGFTTENVYTVIMPDSYQMYWNTSPEKFFKRMYDHYEAFWTPERKQLAAAINLTPQEVSILASIVDAEALHDDEMPAVAGLYLNRLKKGMKLEADPTVIFALNDFTIKRVLTRYLSYNSPYNTYLHTGLPPGPIMMPSVNAVKAVLNYQKSDYTYMCAKADFSGYHAFATNVADHLVNAHKFQQALNERNIRR, from the coding sequence ATGACCGCGGAAAAACAAGGATCAGGCATATTCAAAAAATTTATCATAGCGCTGGTAATCATCATCGTTGTGCTGTTAGGCTTTACGGGATTCAATTATTACCTTAAATACTTTGGCCCTAACGTTACCGATAAGCAGGAATATTTATATATACACACAGGTGCAACTTTCAGTGATGTTTTTAAAACCATCCAGAATGAGGGCATTGTAAAAGATACAGCATCGTTTGCCTGGGCAGCCCGTAATATGAATTATACCACCCGTGTAAAGCCGGGTAAGTACCGCCTGCATGAAGGCCTGGGCAACCGTAAGCTCATCAACATGCTGGCTTCCGGTACCCAGGAACCTGTTAAGGTTGAATTTCATGGATTAAGGCTTAAAGAACAGTTTGCAGGTTTTATCTCAAAAAAAATCGAACCAGATTCAATGTCAATCATCAGGCTGCTCGATTCGGCAAGTTTTGTAGGTAAATATGGCTTTACTACCGAAAACGTTTATACGGTGATTATGCCCGACTCATACCAGATGTATTGGAATACAAGCCCCGAAAAATTCTTTAAAAGGATGTATGATCACTATGAGGCATTTTGGACTCCCGAGCGCAAACAACTGGCTGCCGCGATCAACTTAACTCCGCAGGAAGTATCCATTCTCGCATCGATAGTTGATGCCGAGGCCTTGCATGACGATGAAATGCCTGCAGTTGCCGGTTTATACCTTAATCGTTTGAAAAAAGGCATGAAATTAGAAGCCGACCCTACTGTCATCTTCGCGCTGAATGACTTTACCATTAAACGTGTACTGACGCGGTACCTTTCCTATAATTCGCCATACAATACTTATCTGCATACAGGTTTGCCTCCGGGCCCTATCATGATGCCATCGGTAAATGCCGTTAAAGCGGTATTGAACTACCAAAAAAGCGACTATACCTACATGTGTGCCAAAGCCGATTTTTCTGGTTATCATGCTTTTGCAACCAACGTTGCCGACCATTTGGTTAATGCGCATAAATTTCAACAGGCCCTTAACGAGCGTAACATCCGCAGGTAA
- a CDS encoding D-alanine--D-alanine ligase — protein MKNIALLAGGFTGEYEVSLNSAKNIAANLAVNSNYKVYTILITRDRWFFEADDATVDVDKNDFTITLNHEKIKFDFAFITIHGTPGEDGKLQGYFDMLDIPYNTCDATTSAITMNKAYTKAIVNGIHGLHTAHSMRLFERDVHDVATIAANLKFPLFVKPNNGGSSVGMSKVQNIAGLPEALNRAFQEDAQVLVEEFIKGREFSIGIARLHGKIKVLPATEIITSKDFFDYEAKYTSGVTQEITPADLSAEKVKEIGGIVTEVYTRLNCRGMARIDFILLEGSNDFYFIEINTTPGQSAASLIPQQVRAAGMDVGEFYSALIEGAAL, from the coding sequence ATGAAAAATATTGCCCTTTTGGCCGGAGGCTTTACCGGCGAATATGAAGTATCCCTGAACAGTGCTAAAAATATTGCTGCTAACCTTGCGGTTAATAGTAACTATAAAGTTTATACCATTCTAATCACCCGCGACAGGTGGTTTTTTGAAGCAGATGACGCCACTGTTGATGTAGATAAGAACGATTTTACGATTACCCTTAACCATGAAAAAATAAAGTTCGACTTTGCCTTTATTACAATTCATGGTACCCCGGGCGAGGATGGTAAGCTGCAGGGCTATTTTGATATGCTGGATATCCCATATAATACATGCGATGCTACAACATCGGCCATTACTATGAACAAGGCTTATACCAAGGCTATCGTAAACGGTATCCATGGGTTGCATACCGCACATTCCATGCGTTTGTTTGAGCGCGATGTGCATGATGTGGCTACCATAGCGGCTAATTTGAAATTTCCGCTGTTTGTTAAGCCGAACAATGGCGGCAGCAGCGTGGGTATGAGCAAAGTGCAAAACATAGCCGGACTACCCGAGGCATTGAACAGGGCATTTCAGGAAGATGCCCAGGTATTGGTTGAAGAATTTATTAAAGGCCGCGAGTTCAGCATTGGCATTGCCCGCTTGCACGGCAAAATAAAAGTGTTGCCAGCTACGGAGATCATCACTTCAAAAGATTTCTTTGACTACGAGGCTAAATATACTTCTGGCGTAACCCAGGAGATAACTCCCGCCGATCTTTCGGCTGAAAAGGTTAAAGAAATTGGCGGGATAGTGACCGAGGTATATACCCGCCTCAATTGCCGCGGTATGGCCCGGATCGACTTTATTTTGCTGGAAGGCAGTAATGATTTTTATTTCATTGAGATCAATACCACGCCGGGCCAGTCGGCTGCCAGTTTAATACCACAGCAAGTGAGGGCAGCAGGTATGGATGTTGGCGAGTTTTACAGTGCGCTGATTGAAGGTGCGGCTTTATAG
- a CDS encoding rhodanese-like domain-containing protein, producing MQLHRQIKATELLERLNQGESLSLIDVREVIEYHTYNIGGNNIPLSNLENALSSLPYNKTDEIIVICKVGLRSETAQAILQQYGYSNVRNLSGGLIAVQKLK from the coding sequence ATGCAGCTCCACCGGCAAATTAAAGCAACCGAACTGCTTGAGCGCTTAAATCAAGGTGAAAGCCTTAGCCTGATTGACGTACGTGAGGTAATTGAATACCATACCTATAACATAGGTGGCAATAATATCCCGCTTTCAAATTTAGAAAATGCGCTTAGCAGTTTACCTTACAACAAAACAGATGAGATAATCGTTATCTGCAAGGTTGGCTTAAGGAGCGAAACGGCGCAAGCCATATTGCAACAATACGGTTACAGCAACGTAAGGAATTTAAGCGGCGGGTTAATAGCTGTTCAAAAATTAAAATAA
- a CDS encoding ABC transporter ATP-binding protein — MLQFQNFTKSYDNYPALKIENLKLETGIYWIKGVNGSGKSTLLKSIAGILAFDGDIMLDESISMKKQPVAYRKLVNFAEAEPVFPDFLTGTEMIALFTAAKDAPAEQEQQYIKSMGMQSFVDRPVGTYSSGMMKKLSLLLAFLGKPKLILLDEPLITVDTASLAILNSWIKEKYEQEGTSFLLSSHQILEGGSLPVSGELLVEEQTLKFIS, encoded by the coding sequence ATGCTGCAATTTCAAAATTTTACAAAATCATACGATAATTACCCGGCTCTAAAAATTGAAAACCTCAAGCTTGAAACCGGCATTTATTGGATAAAAGGGGTAAACGGATCGGGTAAAAGCACTTTGCTAAAATCTATTGCCGGCATATTGGCATTTGATGGGGATATCATGCTTGATGAAAGTATCAGCATGAAAAAACAACCGGTGGCCTACCGTAAACTGGTGAATTTTGCCGAAGCCGAACCAGTATTTCCCGATTTTTTAACGGGTACAGAAATGATCGCTTTGTTTACTGCTGCTAAAGACGCGCCGGCAGAACAGGAGCAGCAGTATATTAAAAGCATGGGTATGCAAAGCTTTGTCGACCGTCCGGTTGGTACGTACAGTAGCGGCATGATGAAAAAGCTCTCGTTATTACTTGCCTTTTTAGGCAAACCCAAACTAATCCTGCTTGATGAGCCATTGATCACTGTTGATACAGCCTCGTTAGCAATATTAAACAGCTGGATAAAGGAAAAGTATGAGCAGGAGGGAACCAGCTTTCTACTGTCATCACACCAGATACTTGAGGGTGGCTCATTACCCGTATCAGGTGAATTATTGGTTGAAGAGCAAACTTTAAAGTTTATCAGTTGA
- the prmC gene encoding peptide chain release factor N(5)-glutamine methyltransferase, whose product MITIKDVFEDYRQQINGVYDINETEAITLLVVAEVTGLSRASVKAFPERELTAEQSERMKNILAELKTGKPIQYIFGITEFYGLPFKVNPYVLIPRPETEELVEWILEGERLKAKGERFSVLDIGTGSGCIAISLKKNLANADVFAIDVSEGALETAKENAVLNNVKIDFMQADILNIKSGSEGVQYNIIVSNPPYVTLDDKKQMHGNVTDFEPHTALFVPEHDPLIFYRAIADFALSNLIAGGLLFFEINENLGKETIELLIGKGFKNTELRKDMSGRDRMVKAQL is encoded by the coding sequence ATGATTACGATTAAGGATGTTTTTGAAGATTACAGGCAGCAGATAAATGGCGTTTATGATATTAACGAAACCGAAGCTATAACGCTGCTTGTTGTTGCCGAAGTTACCGGCTTATCAAGGGCATCCGTCAAGGCATTCCCCGAACGGGAATTAACTGCTGAACAGTCGGAACGCATGAAAAACATCCTTGCCGAACTAAAAACCGGCAAACCCATCCAGTACATTTTTGGTATCACCGAGTTTTATGGCTTGCCATTTAAAGTAAACCCATATGTGCTGATCCCCCGCCCAGAAACAGAGGAACTGGTTGAATGGATTTTAGAAGGCGAAAGGTTAAAGGCGAAAGGCGAAAGGTTTTCTGTGCTGGATATAGGTACGGGCAGCGGGTGTATCGCCATCAGCCTGAAAAAGAATTTGGCAAATGCGGATGTATTCGCGATAGATGTATCGGAAGGCGCTTTGGAAACTGCTAAGGAAAATGCAGTGTTAAATAATGTTAAGATTGATTTTATGCAGGCTGATATTTTAAATATTAAATCCGGCAGCGAAGGCGTACAATATAACATCATTGTAAGCAATCCTCCTTATGTTACGCTTGATGATAAAAAGCAGATGCATGGTAATGTCACGGATTTTGAGCCTCATACCGCTTTGTTTGTACCCGAACATGATCCGCTGATATTTTACCGGGCTATAGCCGATTTTGCCCTAAGTAATTTAATTGCCGGTGGCTTGCTTTTTTTCGAGATTAATGAAAATTTAGGTAAGGAAACTATCGAACTATTGATAGGTAAAGGATTTAAAAACACTGAGTTAAGAAAAGATATGAGCGGCCGTGACAGGATGGTGAAAGCACAGCTTTAA
- a CDS encoding PASTA domain-containing protein has translation MSKFGAYLKSKSFRNNLLMAIVTVIAVVLIAFFSLGYYTRHGSGIPVPKLKGLTIDKAMDILKEQGFGYKIDSVYVQDVAPGTIVEQDPDPGTNVKENRVIYLTMVTLQAPPVSLPDLEQSNYREAVATISNYGLKVGDTTYRSDIARDRILEVRFGGQVIKPGTKLPKGSKIDLVLGDGEGASEVEIPELVNLDLDAARFAIKGAGLTVGIITYQGAITDSTNVVVVSQYPMKTDSLSKTSIGTRINLTVSQGTKTDAAPPAN, from the coding sequence ATGAGCAAATTTGGGGCTTACTTAAAATCAAAATCATTCCGGAATAACTTATTAATGGCTATTGTGACAGTAATAGCCGTTGTTTTAATAGCATTTTTCAGCCTTGGTTATTACACCCGCCATGGTTCGGGTATACCTGTACCAAAACTCAAAGGCCTTACCATTGATAAGGCTATGGATATTTTAAAAGAACAGGGGTTTGGCTATAAAATTGACTCTGTTTACGTACAGGATGTGGCCCCCGGCACCATCGTTGAGCAGGACCCCGATCCGGGAACCAACGTTAAAGAAAACCGTGTTATTTACCTTACTATGGTAACTCTTCAGGCACCACCTGTAAGCCTCCCCGATCTTGAGCAAAGCAATTACCGTGAAGCCGTTGCAACCATATCAAATTATGGCTTGAAAGTTGGTGATACAACTTATCGGTCAGACATCGCCCGCGACCGGATCCTTGAAGTACGTTTTGGCGGCCAGGTTATAAAACCGGGCACTAAGCTCCCTAAAGGATCAAAGATTGATCTTGTTTTAGGTGATGGCGAAGGCGCGAGTGAGGTGGAAATACCCGAGTTGGTAAACCTCGATCTTGATGCTGCCCGCTTTGCCATTAAAGGCGCGGGATTAACCGTAGGTATCATTACTTACCAGGGTGCTATTACCGATTCGACTAACGTTGTTGTGGTTTCGCAATACCCAATGAAAACGGACTCGTTAAGCAAAACAAGTATAGGTACCCGTATAAACTTAACTGTTTCACAAGGCACAAAAACAGATGCAGCTCCACCGGCAAATTAA